A part of Miscanthus floridulus cultivar M001 chromosome 6, ASM1932011v1, whole genome shotgun sequence genomic DNA contains:
- the LOC136461015 gene encoding pathogen-associated molecular patterns-induced protein A70-like, producing MDSTDAETLLGAWAWIRGYFSPAMLFLVVNLVIGTIALTSHATQQRRRREHYYHDDAHGHHLQEEPLHPQMEQPGYGHYYHLEQTLYAPPPTPTPLARTSSVLDRLRSLGLYRFRSNDFPPEYCAAVAAAAPNYARDVFAPVEEEETTATAHYARGRSEPALAAGREDERRPACTDRWCLQ from the coding sequence ATGGACAGCACCGACGCGGAGACGCTGCTCGGCGCGTGGGCATGGATCCGGGGCTACTTCTCCCCGGCCATGCTCTTCCTCGTCGTCAACCTCGTCATCGGCACCATCGCGCTCACCTCCCACGCCAcccagcagcgccgacgaaggGAGCACTACTACCACGACGATGCCCATGGCCACCACCTCCAAGAAGAACCGCTGCACCCGCAGATGGAGCAGCCAGGGTATGGCCACTACTACCACCTGGAGCAGACACTGTATGCGCctccgcccacgcccacgccgctCGCGCGTACGTCCTCTGTTCTCGACCGGCTCAGGTCGCTCGGCCTCTACCGCTTTCGCTCCAACGACTTCCCGCCCGAGTACTGCGCTGCTGTGGCGGCGGCAGCGCCGAACTACGCTCGGGATGTGTTCGCTCCGGTGGAGGAGGAAGAGACGACCGCGACGGCGCACTACGCCAGGGGCCGGTCAGAGCCGGCGCTTGCTGCGGGGCGGGAGGATGAGAGGAGGCCGGCGTGTACGGATCGGTGGTGCTTGCAGTAA
- the LOC136461014 gene encoding uncharacterized protein, whose amino-acid sequence MDSTNAATPLGAWAWIRGYFSPATLFLVVNLIIGTIALTSRATQQRRRREHYYHDDAHGHHLQEEPLHSQMEQPGYDHYYHPEQMLYAPPPALARTSSILDRLRSLGLYRFCSGDFSPEYGAVAVATAPNYAQDVSALVEEEETTATTHYARSRLEPAPAAGREDERRPACTNRWCLQ is encoded by the coding sequence ATGGACAGCACCAACGCGGCGACACCGCTCGGCGCGTGGGCGTGGATCCGGGGCTACTTCTCCCCGGCCACGCTCTTCCTCGTCGTCAACCTCATCATCGGCACCATCGCGCTCACCTCCCGCGCCAcccagcagcgccgacgaaggGAGCACTACTACCACGACGACGCCCACGGCCACCACCTCCAAGAAGAACCGCTGCACTCGCAGATGGAGCAGCCAGGGTACGACCACTACTACCACCCGGAGCAGATGCTGTACGCGCCTCCACCCGCGCTCGCGCGCACGTCCTCTATTCTCGACCGGCTCAGGTCGCTCGGCCTCTACCGCTTCTGCTCCGGCGACTTCTCGCCTGAGTACGGCGCGGTTGCGGTGGCGACAGCGCCGAACTACGCTCAGGATGTGTCCGCTCTGGTGGAGGAGGAAGAGACGACCGCGACAACACACTACGCCAGGAGCCGGTTGGAGCCGGCGCCTGCTGCGGGGCGGGAGGATGAGAGGAGGCCGGCGTGTACGAATCGGTGGTGCTtgcagtaa